A single window of Aphidius gifuensis isolate YNYX2018 linkage group LG1, ASM1490517v1, whole genome shotgun sequence DNA harbors:
- the LOC122856074 gene encoding uncharacterized protein LOC122856074 encodes MPLKKEALSKEAKFFEEIEKVRDVIKKKHQLLKLGKESISETANEYLKPVIGPLENIAAKITPIINNKKSKISKDNTYDSEREEDSIFDRTHSSNSGNINTEQNLSSVEETEAFHDTIEDLQLIDQEADETDYGVKRKNSGEYKIGNAELLFENNNIIVADETYEITQGLLELLFMKSPEKTKVTQIDEKNYAQILLNTNAHLRYHNSKNTVKNSASQKYITFILPHMKSTQHHGSGLLPTNMIIQSKNQSEVNYVYWDNPNELVDRLRLLVASRTAGNPSHDNEIMSIIEELREANIIH; translated from the exons ATGCCTCTCAAGAAGGAAGCACTGTCAAAAGaagcaaaattttttgaagaaatagaaaaagttaGAGATGTAATAAAGAAGAagcatcaattattaaaattagggAAAGAAAGCATATCTGAAACTGCTAACGAGTACTTAAAACCAGTCATCGGACCACTTGAGAATATAGCTGCTAAAATAACAccgataataaacaataaaaaaagcaaaattagtAAAGACAACACATATGATTCTGAGAGAGAAGAAGACAGTATTTTTGATAGAACGCATTCAAGTAATTctggaaatataaatacagaACAAAATCTCAGTTCTGTTGAGGAAACAGAGGCTTTCCATGATACTATTGAAGATCTACAACTGATAGACCAAGAAGCTGATGAAACAG ATTATGgggttaaaagaaaaaacagtggagaatataaaattggaaatgcTGAATtactatttgaaaataataatataattgttgcGGATGAAACGTATGAAATAACCCAAGGACTactggaattattatttatgaaatccCCAGAAAAAACCAAAGTCactcaaattgatgaaaaaaattatgctcaAATTCTTCTCAACACAAATGCACATTTAAGATAtcataattctaaaaatacagTGAAAAATTCAGCATCACAAAAGTATATTACATTCATATTGCCTCACATGAAGAGTACACAACATCATGGTTCTGGTTTACTACCAACAAATATGATAATTCAAAGTAAAAATCAATCTGAAgttaattatgtttattgGGATAATCCGAACGAGCTTGTTGATCGTTTAAGATTGCTAGTTGCTTCACGAACAGCTGGCAATCCAAGTCACGATAATGAAATCATGTCAATCATTGAAGAACTAAGAGAGGCAAACATTATACATTAA
- the LOC122855993 gene encoding uncharacterized protein LOC122855993, with product MTEFKRDIVRELHAPARRNFPRRKVDIRDKDETWQTDLVDMIEHSSFSWAVELKSKTGKEVSAAMESIFKKGRVCKNLLVDQGTEFYNSIFQAMLKKYHLQGTYKWVKILPKFIEQYNNTKHRTIKMAPAKVVGK from the exons ATGACTGAATTTAAAAGAGACATAGTACGAGAGCTTCATGCACCAGCTCGCCGAAATTTTCCAAGACGTAAAGTTGATATTCGAGATAAGGATGAAACTTGGCAAACTGATCTTGTTGACATGATTGAACACTCATCT ttcaGTTGGGCTGTTGAACTCAAAAGCAAGACTGGAAAAGAAGTATCAGCTGCAAtggaatcaatatttaaaaaaggacGAGTTTGTAAAAATCTACTTGTGGATCAAGGaacagaattttataattccatttttcaagcgatgctaaaaaaatacca TTTACAAGGTACTTATAAATGGGTTAAAATATTACCAAAATTCAttgaacaatataataatacaaaacatcGTACAATCAAAATGGCACCAGCAAAAGTTGTTg gaaaataa